GTGGCCGGAAGGGTGATCGCGAACGAGTTCACGAACGCCCCCGCCATGTTCAGCTGGCTGTTGCCGGTCTGGAGCGCGGTCGCGTAGTTGTCGAGCGTGAAGCCCCAGTTCTCGAAGATCGTCCACCAACCGGTGGTGTTGATGAACTCGCGAGGACGGAACGAGGTGAGGAAGAGTCCGAACGTCGGGACCGTCCACACGGCGGCGATGATGAGCGCCGCCGCCGTCGCCCACGGCGAACTGAGACGCTTCTTCGTACCGGTGAACATCTTCTTCTCGCCGCGCTTCACGCGACGTGCCGTCTGGTCGTCGACCGACAGGGCTGCGGGTGCGACGGTCATCAGCGGATCTCCCTCTGCTTCTTGAGCTGGACGGCGTTGTAGATCACGATCGGGAGCACCAGCACGAACAGGATCAGCGCGAAGGCCGCAGACCGGCCCTGCTCGAAGCTGCGGAACTGCGTGTACATCTCGTTCGCGAGCACCGAGGTGCTGTTGGCACCGGCGGTCATCGTCCGGACGATGTCGAACACCTTCAGCGATCCGATCGAGATGGTCGTCAGGACGACGATCAGCGCGGGCCGGATGCCGGGGACGACGACGTTGATGAAACGCTGCCACGCGTTCGTGCCATCGAGCTCCGCAGCTTCCAGCTGCTCACCGGGCACTCCCTTGATCGCGGCCGACAGCACCACCATCGCGAAACCGGTCTGAATCCAGATGAAGACGACGATCAGCCAGAACGTGTTCCACGGGTCGTCGGCGAGGAAGTTGTAGGGCTCTCCCCCGAACCACACGATCACCTGATTCAGGAAGCCGATCTGGTTCTGTCCCTCGGGACGCGCCGTGTACATGAAGCGCCAGATGATCGATGCCCCGACGAACGAGATCGCCATCGGCATGAACACGAGGATCTTGTAGTACTTCTCACCGCGCGTCTTGTCGATGAAGTACGCGTAGGCGAGTCCCGCGATCGTCGAGATGACCGGCGCGATCAGCACCCACAGGATCGTGTTGATGATGACGCGCACGTTCTGCGGCTGCGTGAAGATCCACGCGAAGTTCTCGAAGCCCACGAACGTGTCGCCCGTGCGGTTCATGAACGCCTGGAAGATCGTCTGGATCGTCGGGATGACGAGACCGACGATCAGCAGCGCCAGCGCCGGCGTCAGGAATCCGACGAGCTGGAACATCGATCCCGCGCCGCCCTTGGCGCGCTTATCGAGGAAGAAGAACAGCAGACCGAGCACCGCGGCGGCTGCCGCCGCCTCGACCCAGGACTGCATGATCACGAGGACGAGCGCAGGGCCCACCACGCAGGCGATCAATCGGATGATCGTGTAGACGCGCCCGGGTCGCGGCGCGATCTCGATGAGGAACAGGATGAGTGCCACCACGGCCAGGAACACGCCGATGATGACGACGATCTCCAGCCACGGGTTGAGGGTGGACAGCCACCGGAAGAAGTCTTGAATGGTCATGGAAGCCTTTCGAGTGCGACATCGGACTCGGCGGCGGCGGGCTACCGCCGGGAGAGTGGGGAGTGGGACCGCCCCTTCCGGGACGGTCCCACTCGGTGTCAGATCACTCGGACGGCCAGCCGGACTCGATCTGCTGGAGCACGCTGTCCGTGTCGGTGCCGTTCACCCAGTCGACCATGCCCTTGAAGAACGTGCCCGAACCGACGGCGCCCGGCATGAGGTCGGACGCGTCGAAGCGGAACGTGGTGGTCTCGGCCTGGAGGATCTCGATGGCCGCCTTCAGAATGTTGCTGGAGGCGTTGGCCGGGTCGAGGCCCTTGTTGGCGCTGATGACACCGCCGAGCGACACACGCGAGTTGGCCCACTCGGGGCTGGAGAGGTACTCCTGCACCTTCTGGGTCGACTCGGCGTCGTCGAACGCGGCGACGATCTCGCCACCACCGGTGACGACTGCGCCGTCGCTGGCGCCGCCCGCCTCGAACGGAGGCATCAGGAAGGCCCAGATGTCGCCGTCTTCGGCGACCTCGCCGCCGGCGTCGGTGACGAAGCCGTCGTAGAAGGATGCCTGGTGGTGCAGCGCGCAGTCACCGTCGACGAGAGCCTGTGCCGGGTCGCCGAACGGCGTCGTCACGATCGTGTCGGTGCCGCCGAATCCGGCGTTGACGTAGTCGGGGTTCAGCGCGATCTTGCCGAACTCGTCGAACGCCGACTTGATGGCCGGGTCGGTGAAGGGCGTCTCGTTCGCGATCCACTTGTCGTAGACCTCCGTGCCCGACTGACGCAGGACGAGGTCCTCGATCCAGTCGGTGCCCGGCCAGCCGGTCGCGGCATCCGAGCCGAAGCCGATGCACCACGGCGGCTGGTCGGTGTCGGCCTGGATCTGCGCCGTCAGGTCGAGCAGGCCCTGCCAGTCGGTCGGAACCTCGTAGCCGTTGTCCGCGAAGAACGACGGCGAGTACCAGATCCAGCCCTTGACGGATGCCATGAGCGGCGCGCCGTAGAGCGTGCCGTCGACCGTGCCATAGTTGGCCCAGTCCTCGGACCAGCCGGATTCGACGTTGGCCTTCACGGCGTCGGGGGCTTCCTTCAGGTAGCCGAGGTTGGCGATGTCGGCCATGAGTCCCGGCTGCGGGAAGATCGCGATGTCGGGTGCGCTGCCTCCCTGCGCCCGGACGGCGATCTGCGCCTCGAACTCCTTCGACGACTCGTACTTGATGTCGATGCCGGACTCCGCCTCGAAGTCGGCCCACGACTGCTCGAGCAGCTCGGCCTCGGTGTCGGCGATCGTGCCGTAGACGGTGACGACGTTGTCGTCGGTACCCTCCGAGCCGTTGTTGCCGTTGTTGCCCGATCCCGGGCCGCCGCTGCAGCCTGCGAGCGCGATGCCGGCAACGCCGATGACGGCGAGCGGGGCGAGTAGACGTCGCTGTGCCATCCCCATGTGATTCCTCCTCATTGAGTGCCCGGAAAGCCTCCGGGCGCACGCCGATTCCCCGATAGGGAACCGCTTCCAGCACAGGCTAGGGGAACGGCCAGGGAACTCACAACATCACCCACATCACAACCCGATAACGGCCCGTGATTCCGCGGAAGTATGGCGACGACCGGCAACGCAACCGGTTCCATAAGCAAGGGAAAATCGGATAGAGTTCCCCCGTTCCGACTCGAAGGGGAGTTCATGGCCGGCATCGCTGAGGTCGCCGCTCGCGCGGGCGTCTCGAAGGCGACCGCCAGTCGCGCTCTGACCGGCAGCGGCTACGTGTCCGACGCGACGCGGCAGCGTGTGCGGGAGGTGGCGGACGAGCTCGGCTACGTGCCCTCCACGAGCGCCGTGAGCCTCGCGACGGGCCGCACGCAGAACATCGGCGTGGTCATGCCCTACGTCAATCGCTGGTTCTTCGCCGAAGTGCTCGAAGGCATCCAGCAGACGCTGTTGGAGCGGGGGCTGGACCTGACTCTGTACGACGCGAAACCGGGAACGCCGGGTCGCGACCGCATCTTCGGCGATTTCCTGGCGCGCAAGCGGTTCGACGGTCTCATCGCGGTCGGACTGGAACCGCAGGATCACGAGCTCGAGCAGCTCGTGCAGATCGGACGCCCCATCGTCAGCGTGGTCGGCTCGGGTGAGGATGCCAGTCTCATCGCGATCGACGACGACTACGCGGCGCGGCGCGCGACCGAGCACCTGCTGGGGCTCGGTCACACGCAGATCGCCTTCCTGGGCGGCGGCACGGGGGTGCACTGGGCCCACGTCGACCGTCAGCGGCTCTCCGGGTACGAGAGCGCCATGTCCGAAGCGGGCATGAGCGACCGCATCCGCCACGTGCGCTCCGAGGTCTCGCTCCCCGGCGGCTACCAGTCCGCCGTCGACCTGCTGGGCGATGCGCGGCAGCGGCCGACCGGCATCGTCGCGGTGTGCGACGAGGTCGCCGTCGGTGCCATCATCGCGGCACGACGCCTCGGCATCCACGTTCCGAGCGAGCTCAGCGTGGTCGGCATCGACGACCACGAGTACGCGGAGATGTTCTCGCTGACGACCCTCCAGCAGGTGCCGCGGCAACAGGGGCGCGCCGCCGTAGAGATGCTGCTCGCGCAGATCGCCGACCCGGACCGTCCGATCACCCACGTGCAGATGCACGCGCGCCTCATCGTGCGCAGCACCACCTCGGCCGTCGACGCACAGAGCTCCGCCGTGCTCGACGCCGACCTCATCCGCGGCACGGCCACGGAGTAACCACACGGACAGTGACCGCACGCAGAAGGCCCCCGGGATGAACCCGGGGGCCTTCGATTCGCGTGAGCGAGATTACTTCAGGGTCACCGAAGCGCCGGCCTCTTCGAGAGCGGCCTTGGCCTTCTCGGCGGTCTCCTTGTTGGCGCCCTCGAGGACAGCCTTGGGAGCACCGTCGACGACGGCCTTCGCCTCACCCAGGCCGAGCGAGGTGAGCTCGCGGACGACCTTGATGACCTGGATCTTCTTGTCGCCGGCGGCCTCGAGAACGACGTCGAACGAGTCCTTCTCCTCGGCCTCTTCGGCGGGGGCGCCACCGGCGGGGGCGCCGGCAGCGGCGACCGCGACGGGAGCGGCGGCGGTGACGTCGAAGGTCTCCTCGAACGCCTTGACGAACTCGCTGAGCTCGATGAGCGTGAGCTCCTTGAACGCCTCGAGCAGCTCCTCAGTGCTGAGCTTTGCCATGATGATTCTCCTTGATTGGGGTTGTACTATGCCGAAGCCCGGATTCAGGCCGCGGACTCCTGCTTCTCGCGCAGCGCGTCGACCGTGCGAACGGCCTTCGACGGGAGCGCGTTGAAGACGTAGGCCGCCTTGGTCAGCGAGGCCTTCATCGCACCGGCGAGCTTCGCCAGCAGGACTTCACGGCTCTCGAGATCGGCGAGCTTGTTCACCTCGTCGGCGGTCAGGGCGGCACCGTCGAAGTACCCGCCCTTGATCACCAGCAGAGGGTGTGCCTTGGCGAAGGCACGCAGGCCCTTCGCGACGGCGACCGGGTCACCGTGCACGAAGGCGATGGCGGACGGGCCCTTGAGCTCGTCATCCAGACCTTCGACCCCCGCGTTGCGCGCGGCGATCTTGGTCAGCGTGTTCTTCACCACGGCGTATTCCGCGTCCTGACGGATCGTGTTGCGCAGCTCCTTGAGCTGGGCAACCGTCAGACCGCGGTACTCGGTGAGCAGAACGGCAGTCGAGTCCTCGAAGTGCTTCGTGAGCTCGGCGACCGATGCTTCCTTCTGCGCCATGGCCACTCCTTGTGTGTGCGTGACGCGCCGCGGTGGCGGTGCGTCAGCCTCCGCACGCTGGTCGACCCCGCACATGACAAAAGCTCCGGCGCAAGCGCACGGAGCTTCGATTCGGTTTCCCGAGGAGTTCGTGTACCTGCGCGGGCCCCTGCGATGCAGAGCTTCATCGACGGCACCCTCGCGGGCACCACCGAGACCAGCGGTCTTTGGCTTACCCGAAGTCTACGGCACGAGACGGTCGAGCCAAAATCGGCGGCAGCGCCGAAGCCGCCCGGATGCCGGAGCGCCCGGGTCAGGATGCCGGCGGAGCCTCGGACGGCTCTCGCTCACCGTGCGACATGACCGGCTGACCGGCCGGAGGCCCGCCCTGCGGAGCGACCTCGGGTGCGCGGGCGGCGCGACGGCGCGCGGCAGCGCGGCCGAGGAGGCGGACGAGCCAGATGATGAGAACCGTCAGGAGTCCCGCGACGACGAGCCACGGCAGCATCGCGCCGAACACGACGAGCAGGACGCCGACGAAGGCGACGAGTGCGTTCCACCCCGTCACGAAGCCGTCGCCGAACGTGCCGGGCAGCGGCTGGGCCGTTCCGACCGGGTGCAGCTCCAGTTCGAGGGAGGAGTAGTCCACCCGTTCGGCGTACGACTGCTGCTCAGCCCGGAGCTTCTCCAGTTCGGCCTGGCGGGCGCTCACTTCACGTTCGATCTCGAGGAGGTCGTCGACGCGCGTCGCCTTGTCCTGGAAGGCCGTGAGCCGCTGGAGAGTCGTCTCGAGCGCCGCGATGCGGGCGTCCACGTCGCGGACGGCGCCCGTCACATCGGTCGACGACGTCGACACGCGGTCCACCTCGCCGAGGCCGCGGAGATCCTCCACGACGGCGTCGAGCGCTGCTGCGGGCACGCGGAGAGTCAACGTCGACCATTCCCCGCCCTCCTCGGTCGACTCCTCACGGGCATCGATGCGGCCACCGGCTCTCGAGACGATCCCCTGCGCGTCGGCCGATGCCGCCACGACATCGTCGACCGAGATCGCCATCCAGCCCTCGACGATGACCGAGCGCCCCTCCTCCGCGGTCTCGCCGCCGCCTTCCACCCCGCCGTCGTCGACGACACCTTCGGGCGCCCCGCCGCCATCCGACGCACCGCTCATCGCCGAGCATCCCGCCAGTGCCAGCACGATCAGCGCAGACGCGACGAGCATCGCGGCGAGCGGACGACGTCGGGGGGATCGGGTGGAGGTCGCATCGAGGCCCATGCTCCGACCGTATTGGGCGGCCGGGAGACGGCGCGTGTCGGTCCCATAACGATCGCCGCGCCCCCGCGGGGACGTCGCGGTGCGCGCGCCCGGGTGTCGTGCGGGAGCACGTCGGATGCGCGGGCTACCCTCGAAGCATGAGTCCGGAGGCCATCGCACGCGTCGCGCCTCACCTGGCATCCCGGATCATCGCCGACTCGCGCGACCGCGTCAGCTGGATGCGAGCGCGCTCCCGCGGCATCACCGCCACCGACGTCGCTCAGCTCACGAGCGGCAAGGCGATCCAGCGCGCGGCCGACGCGAAGCTGTCGGGCGGATCGAGCTTCTCCGGCAACGCGTACACGGCCCACGGGCGCCGCCGCGAGCCCGAGATCGCCGCGTGGGTGGCCGCGACCCACGCCATCCAGCCGTCCTCCGCACTCTTCCACGCCGAGGTCGAGAAGCGCCACCTCGCGACCCCCGACGGCATCTCCGTCGACCCGACCGGCCGGGTCACGCTGTGCGAGATCAAGACGACCAACAAGACGTGGCGCTCGATCCCCCGCACGTATCTGCGGCAGGTGTGGTGGCAGCAGCACGTCCTGGGCGCCGAGCGCACGCTGGTGGTCTGGGAAGAGCACTCCGACTTCGTGCCGGTGGGCGACGAGCCGCGGTGCGCCTGGGTCGATCGCGACGAACGCGAGATCCGCCACCTCGTGGGCCTCG
This genomic window from Candidatus Microbacterium phytovorans contains:
- a CDS encoding sugar ABC transporter permease, translating into MTIQDFFRWLSTLNPWLEIVVIIGVFLAVVALILFLIEIAPRPGRVYTIIRLIACVVGPALVLVIMQSWVEAAAAAAVLGLLFFFLDKRAKGGAGSMFQLVGFLTPALALLIVGLVIPTIQTIFQAFMNRTGDTFVGFENFAWIFTQPQNVRVIINTILWVLIAPVISTIAGLAYAYFIDKTRGEKYYKILVFMPMAISFVGASIIWRFMYTARPEGQNQIGFLNQVIVWFGGEPYNFLADDPWNTFWLIVVFIWIQTGFAMVVLSAAIKGVPGEQLEAAELDGTNAWQRFINVVVPGIRPALIVVLTTISIGSLKVFDIVRTMTAGANSTSVLANEMYTQFRSFEQGRSAAFALILFVLVLPIVIYNAVQLKKQREIR
- a CDS encoding ABC transporter substrate-binding protein; translation: MGMAQRRLLAPLAVIGVAGIALAGCSGGPGSGNNGNNGSEGTDDNVVTVYGTIADTEAELLEQSWADFEAESGIDIKYESSKEFEAQIAVRAQGGSAPDIAIFPQPGLMADIANLGYLKEAPDAVKANVESGWSEDWANYGTVDGTLYGAPLMASVKGWIWYSPSFFADNGYEVPTDWQGLLDLTAQIQADTDQPPWCIGFGSDAATGWPGTDWIEDLVLRQSGTEVYDKWIANETPFTDPAIKSAFDEFGKIALNPDYVNAGFGGTDTIVTTPFGDPAQALVDGDCALHHQASFYDGFVTDAGGEVAEDGDIWAFLMPPFEAGGASDGAVVTGGGEIVAAFDDAESTQKVQEYLSSPEWANSRVSLGGVISANKGLDPANASSNILKAAIEILQAETTTFRFDASDLMPGAVGSGTFFKGMVDWVNGTDTDSVLQQIESGWPSE
- a CDS encoding LacI family DNA-binding transcriptional regulator is translated as MAGIAEVAARAGVSKATASRALTGSGYVSDATRQRVREVADELGYVPSTSAVSLATGRTQNIGVVMPYVNRWFFAEVLEGIQQTLLERGLDLTLYDAKPGTPGRDRIFGDFLARKRFDGLIAVGLEPQDHELEQLVQIGRPIVSVVGSGEDASLIAIDDDYAARRATEHLLGLGHTQIAFLGGGTGVHWAHVDRQRLSGYESAMSEAGMSDRIRHVRSEVSLPGGYQSAVDLLGDARQRPTGIVAVCDEVAVGAIIAARRLGIHVPSELSVVGIDDHEYAEMFSLTTLQQVPRQQGRAAVEMLLAQIADPDRPITHVQMHARLIVRSTTSAVDAQSSAVLDADLIRGTATE
- the rplL gene encoding 50S ribosomal protein L7/L12; its protein translation is MAKLSTEELLEAFKELTLIELSEFVKAFEETFDVTAAAPVAVAAAGAPAGGAPAEEAEEKDSFDVVLEAAGDKKIQVIKVVRELTSLGLGEAKAVVDGAPKAVLEGANKETAEKAKAALEEAGASVTLK
- the rplJ gene encoding 50S ribosomal protein L10; this translates as MAQKEASVAELTKHFEDSTAVLLTEYRGLTVAQLKELRNTIRQDAEYAVVKNTLTKIAARNAGVEGLDDELKGPSAIAFVHGDPVAVAKGLRAFAKAHPLLVIKGGYFDGAALTADEVNKLADLESREVLLAKLAGAMKASLTKAAYVFNALPSKAVRTVDALREKQESAA
- a CDS encoding DUF4349 domain-containing protein, whose amino-acid sequence is MGLDATSTRSPRRRPLAAMLVASALIVLALAGCSAMSGASDGGGAPEGVVDDGGVEGGGETAEEGRSVIVEGWMAISVDDVVAASADAQGIVSRAGGRIDAREESTEEGGEWSTLTLRVPAAALDAVVEDLRGLGEVDRVSTSSTDVTGAVRDVDARIAALETTLQRLTAFQDKATRVDDLLEIEREVSARQAELEKLRAEQQSYAERVDYSSLELELHPVGTAQPLPGTFGDGFVTGWNALVAFVGVLLVVFGAMLPWLVVAGLLTVLIIWLVRLLGRAAARRRAARAPEVAPQGGPPAGQPVMSHGEREPSEAPPAS
- a CDS encoding YqaJ viral recombinase family protein; this encodes MSPEAIARVAPHLASRIIADSRDRVSWMRARSRGITATDVAQLTSGKAIQRAADAKLSGGSSFSGNAYTAHGRRREPEIAAWVAATHAIQPSSALFHAEVEKRHLATPDGISVDPTGRVTLCEIKTTNKTWRSIPRTYLRQVWWQQHVLGAERTLVVWEEHSDFVPVGDEPRCAWVDRDEREIRHLVGLATELIDELYRRTTLRRAPSAPTDAVPPRPREPFRALALAD